TGTGTAAAGGTGGGAGGGTGGAGAGAGGATATGAGTTTTTCGAGGAGATGAAGGAGAAGGGCTGTTTGATCGATAGAGTGATATATCGGTCGCTGGTTGAGGCATTTGTGGCGGACGGGAAGATAGGGTTGGCTTGTGGCTTGTTGAAGGATCTGGTAGATTCTGGGTATAGGGCTGACTTGGGGATCTATAATTCGCTTATTGAAGGTTTGTGTGGTGTGAAGCAGGTGGATAAGGCTCACAAGCTCTTTCAGGTCACCTTTCAGGAGGGTCTTGAGCCGGACTTTGTGACTGTGAATCCCATCTTGGTGGGCTATGCTGAGATGAGAAGGATGGATGACTTTTGCAAGTTGATCACCCAAATGCAGAGATTAGGATTTTCTGTCATTGATGATCTTTCCAAATTCTTTGCCTTTCTGGTTGGGAAGGAGGAGAGGACAAGGATGGCTGTACTAGTGTTTGAAGACTTGAAACGAAGAGGTTATTGTAGCGTTTCTATATACAATATTCTTATGGGGGCTCTTCACAAGAATGGGGAGGTGAAAAAGGCGTTGTCACTCTTTGATGAAATGAAGGGATCGACTTTTGAACCTGACTCATCGACTTATAGTATTGCAATTGACTGTTTGGTTGAGGTTGATGATATTAAAGAGGCATGTGCGTGTTATAATAAGATCATAGAGATGTCATCCATTCCTTCTGTTGCTGCTTATCGTGCTCTTGCTAAAGGGCTCTGCAAAAGTGGCGACATTGATGCAGCTATGATGCTTGTTCGTGGCTGCTTAGCCAATGTTACTAGTGGACCTATGGAGTTTAAGTATACTCTTAACATTTTCCATGCATGCAAATCAGGTGATGCCGAGAAGGTGGTTGAGGTACTGAATGAAATGATGCAGCAGGGATGTCCTCCAGATGATGTTATATACTCTGCTATCATTTCTGGCATGTGTAAGCATGGGACAATGGAGGAGGCAAGGAAGGTTTTTTCGAATTTGAGAGAGCGCAAGCTTTTAACAGAAGCCAGTATGATTGTGTATGATGAAATACTAATTCAacatatgaagaagaagactgcGGACTTGGTGGTGTCCGGATTGAAGTTTTTTGGTCTAGAGTCCAAGTTGAAAGCAAAGGGCTGTACACTGCTGTCTTGAAAATATGCAGTCACCCTGTTGTGTGACATTGGAACTGATTGCCATCTAGAATTAAATTTCTAACAATACCTTCTTCCCAAGATTAGAATTGTTCCTTAGGAAAGGGATAGACCCGTCTTTTATACTCCTCTGCATGCGGGCGGCATTACAGCGAGTTAGGGAGAAGAGAAAGATGGATTACGCATCACTGCATCAGAAGCCGACTCTGGTCCCCTAGAAGATCTCCAACCAGGACTCCTCCGACAAGTTAAGGAGAAGAGAAAGCTGGAGTACGCATCAGAAGCTTACTCTGGTGGCTTTCCTCCATGCCCCTAGAAGATCTCCAACCAGGACTCTCCTTGGACAACAACGTTGTTTGAAAGGTCTCTCTTTCTGTCACCATGTGTATGAATGGCTATTAAAGTTTTTGGTGTTCGCCCCCTCTTGGGGGGTGGAAGTGGGGCTATGGTTAGTAGGATACTtatccaagaaaaaaatatggaaaatttGTAAGGCAAGTGAGTACTTGGAACAAGTGCTATTGGGAACAAATTTGAAGGGATACAAGCCTTAAGATTTCAGAAACTGTTGGAAACCTacataaaaatttgttttgtatgGACAACTTCTCTTTTTTCCTGTAAATTGATCactatctttcttcttcttcttcttcttcttcttcttcttttttttttttttttttttttttttttttttttaactttttaatttttaattttttttttcctaagtaataaaattttataaaatgagCGTAAGATACTTTTAAGTACACAGGTAGTATATAAGAGAACAAccaaatcaacccaaaaaataaagagaccCAAGCGAACCTACGAGAccctaaaaatccaaaaaaccaaaagaccTAAGGCTCACGAGAGGCACTCAACACTACATCATGTAAGCCTTGCATTTTCAACACTAGGAGGTTGCATAATCATTGCCgtaattaatggagcttttcaaattcaacacctcTCTCATTCCTTTGGTCTTTTGGCGCTCAATCATTGTTTTCGGGTAAAACTCTTATTTGCTTACACTGGCATCCAAGATAGCCAAAAGCGTAACGTCATCCTCTTTACCATCCGCTGCCCAATCCTCCCAAGGGAAAAGGGGGTACACCATCCTCCCAATCCCAGACCTCATTATCCTGATCCCAAAAACAACATTCCTTGACGGACCAAAACTTATCGGCCACTTCTAAGACTGGATCAGACTGTTCACCCTGAGGTCTTCAACCTTATCAACGGTTGGAGTGACGCAACTACCCAAAAAAGGAGCCCCTGGGCCTCCTACTGCATTGTCTTCCTTTACAACCAGAGTTAACGACGATGCGACTGATACTTTAGGCGAAGCTTGCCCGTCAAGACTTGGGTTGAAAAATCCCCTATGTAAGAAACCTTCTTGCCAGAAAAGTTTTCTTAGAAGCAACCTTCACAGGAGCTGCCTCGTCAATAACCTTTAACTCCGTACTCTGTAGAAGTTTAGACtccttagagcactagcagcagatactcaaccattttccctaatttaggaaaaatttagggaaccaaaccactttttgattccctataaaaaaacaccccacaatagattcccttcattttccctatatcaattaaatattattttttactcttattttattttattttattttatttttttttaattcatttattttcttctcttgctctctcgtcttctccgaATCTCCGGTATCTTCCGTTTCTCCTTCTGAATCCAAAAGCATAAAATGGATGAAATCCAATAGTCACTGTCGTCGATCGCAGTGCAGGCCGTGGATGAAATCCAATAATCACTATCGTCGGCGTCTCTCTCCAGTGATGAGCAGCAGAGCGGCAACAGGGCCAACTCGACCATCTGGATCACCTTGGCTCGGCCTGAGGACGAATTCTGCAACATCCTCCTCAACCACACCTCTCCGATCGAGCCAAACTCCACCGCCACTTCCGCCGATCCCAGTTCCTCCAGTCTCTCCTCTACTGGCACTCCCTTTGCAAAGCTCGACGACCTCGACGATGACCATCTGAGCGAGGAAGATGAGTTGCATCGGAAGAAATATGAGTGGAAGATGAGAAAGTGATTACATTGGAACgtgaaggagagaggagagaaagagctgttttttttttttttattattaaaatatatgattggGAAGCATCGTACCTTCCCAAGGGTAGTTCCCTAAAGTAGGGTAACTGCTGTGGcttgattttttgtgactttttttaaattttccctattttaagGAATAGAACTACTTATAGAGCATCTGCTACTATTGCTCTTAGGGTTCAAGGATTCCCCCGACTCTGGTGCAAGAGAAATGCCTGAGAGAGGAAAATGAGTAATCACACCGGCAGTATTAACCCTCATCACCTCTACAAAATCAACAAATAGCCCCTCATCCAAATGCATTGCTTGACCTTCCCTAGCCTTCCTATAATACTGCTCGAACGACTTTGAAACCAACGCCTCTGGAATAGAGAGACGTAGCCTCTCTCCAAACTCAGCTGCCCCTGAATGAATGACACCAAAATCAACAAACTCAAAAACAGAGCTTCCCGGATCCGGAGAAGACCTTGCATCCTTGAGAGAATCTTCGAAAGACATCGAAGATAGCACCTCCAGAGAAGCTGGATCTTGCGCAAGCAGCACATTGGAGCTGGACTGAGAAACGGAAAAGACAGAGTACACCGGGTTGAACCCATCTTGAACAGTGGAGTCCAACACCTTTGACCCTAACTCTCCTACCTAACCCGAAGAACAGCGCCCAGATCCTTCGGCCTGCTGAGAAGATCTGAAAAGAAGGTTAAAACCGTTACTCAACGACTTGTAAAAAGGTTTGTGCTGGAGTATGGGCTTCATGCTAACAGCCTTGGCCCTAAAGCCTTTGGGCTTGGAACTCGACCCAGATACGCAACCCATAAATCCTCTAACCCGATCCAGCTCAAATCGGCGCAGCCCTAAAAGCATCTTCACCAAGCGAATGATGAAACTACCCTTCGTCTCTATCGTCTTCTTCGCTACGCCGTTGGAAGTAGCTGCCAACGAACTAGGGAACCCAAGTTCATATTCGTCGCAGCACAACGCTGTTCGCATCTCCTCACCTCCATTCGCCAACACAGTCGGACACAGATCGACAGGAGTCACAGACAACATCTCTATCTTCTGCTTTGCTGCGACGCTGTAGATGGCCGTCTATGATCCGAAGACCCCTAGATCGAGCGAAGTCATGAACACTGGCTTAAACCCCACAGACTTCTCATCATCTCTGTCTACCGAACGAAGCACAACCACGTAGGAATGACCGGACAAAACATCTCCTTTTTGTTTCCCCACCATGAAAAGCTCCTCAGAAACCAGCGACCACTCCTTTGCTTTGAGAAAAGCCAACAACTGACGCAGCTCACCCACTATCCGAGACCAACCCGGACTCTCACGGCCTTCAGGGAGCCAAATAGCCCCTTTTCGGCCACCCTCAGCGTAGGCAACCACCTCTAGGTAACGGCCGGCCTTGTTCCCACCCTCTCGGACCATCAAAGCTTTCACATCCTCTCGAAAATATTTGACGAAGTCCTTCCTCAATGGATCTTTCAAAGCCTCCTCTGCTGTGGCCATCAACTATGCACGCTGCCTTATTTGTAAAGCCTCAAAAAGAAATACCACGGAGACATACCCGCGTCACCAATTAATTAGTCTTATTGTTCCTTGACACCTCGTGTTTATAGAACCACTCTTGTAAAAACATCCAACTCTAGGCCAAATCTGTTGCGAGAGCTGCTAGTTGCATTCAATTTGGTGTCAGGAAAGTACCCAGCTTCATTCTTTCTTATGGCATGTTACTACATCCAATATGAAAGCCTCCAATCCTGTAGAGAGCAGATTTCGAATTGCACAGTGCTCGAGTACTTATATATTGCTTCCTCTAATTGGACTTGGTAATAGGAACTTCACTGCTGGGATATGCAGGGAGTGGTGTAAACTGACTCCAGTCATGCCAGGAGTATTCCTTCATCAAAAACTCTGTTAAGGCGGCAATATTAGTTCATCACAAACTCAATTAAGGCTTCAAGCAATGAAGCCTGGTGTTTTCCTTTTGACATGAGCCGGTGCTATGCCATCCTACAATTATACCTTGCTTTTGATGAACACTTTGTTAGATATTTCTTTTGTAGCTGAGCCTAATCAAGGGTTCTACCTTAtcttctttttgcttttcttgCACTTGTGATTTAGGGCCGTGGCATGTTTTGTGGCATATGTTCAGTCAGTTTTTCACTCTCTAGAGTCATTATTCGGATTTTCAACCAGAGAGTAAAGAGTTGGACGTAATACTGGTATACATCAGTCAGAATTTTGCTATAATGAAGAGATAGTTGTACTTTTTGTGAGTGTTTCTTACTTGTTTATATCATTTGAGtagtacttttttttgtttgtttctttttcttttcttttcccgtTTTGGAAGCCCAGAGGAATTCAAGATTGCTtgtaaaagaaaggaaaagagtaCCTTATCTAAGAGCACTCACATTGGATCGTGtatatttcaatttaaaatagctaatcaaaactcactttatctagtttagctaataagttttaaaaggcacactccatccgattatctattcttaactctatactctttttttactcttattttattctttttatcttttttctactttttgtcattttacttttttcacattttgtatgtacaaaataataaaataatggatagattGGTGAATATTGCAACTccacatgtagagttgcactattcacaaataTTTTAGATTTAGAATAGATAATCCAATGGAGGGGTGTTTTTGTGAGTTTGTTATCTATTATAGATTTAGAGGAGTTTTTACATGATCCAATGTGAGTGTTCTAAAGGACTTTTGGGGACACTTTTAGTCTCTGATGGGGGGATGCATATGAATCTTTCATCATGGCTTTGGTTCATTAATGTCATTATGTCTGTTTCTGACACGTTTTAGGGTTATCTCGAGTAGGTTTGCATTTTTCTGTCAAAAAAcaatagggataattgcaccattggtccttgtggtatgccataattatttttcactccctatgatttaaaaagttcatgggaggttcttgtggttagcaataattacaaatcgatctctggagtcaaattcccgttaaaatttttaacagattccgtcaaatgtcatgtcagcgccacgtgtcgccatcttaataaaaaaatataaatttattaataaataaataaatatacttattattttttttaaaaaaagaaaaatggagcCACTCCTTtgcttcccctttttttttttttttttttttttttttaaataagtatagttatttactttttaataaatttatattttttttattaagatggacacgtgtcgccatcaagatggcgacacgtggcgctgacttgatatttgacggaatctattaaaaattttaacggaatttgactccagggatcgatttgtaattattgctaacccCAAGGActttccataaactttttaaatcatatggagcgaaaaataattatggcataccacagggaccaatggtgcaattatcccaaaacaaTAAATTGCGTTGACTTGTTTTTACTTATTTCAAGGTATCTAGGTAACCAAAGATCATGTATGTGTCtcaataattcttttttcttttgtggttaTTAAATCCAAATTGCTGAtctgttctttcttcttgtgcagcaggaTGTACTGCAGGATCACGTTGAAGAAATGGACAAGACGGTTAATGAGAACTCGTAGGAAATGGTGTTTTGTTGATATTACTGGAGAAGTTTTAGCCTGCAGGCTTCTTTCGTTTTCAGTGACCTGAAACTTGGATCAATTGGCGATGTTTTGCATTTACCTAGATTAATTGGATTGAGGATACCAATTTTGTGATTGGAGATTTGAAGGTTACTTGATCAAAGGAATAGTTTGTTCTATTAGTGTGAGAATTAAGTGTAAGCAGTGGTAGACCATACTTTGAAGTATTTAACTTGAGAAACCCTCTACAAGTTCATAATTGAAAGCCAAACATATTTAAGCTTAATGGAATTCTGGATTATGCCTTTTTTGGGTAATGTCTCCATCTCTGTATCATCTTACTTTGTCCCTTGATGGTCCTATGAAAAAGGGTGGGAAGTAGTGGAGAGCCCATGtagattttatttctttcacaTGGCTTTGTTGATATTGTTTTTGATATGTAAATGAATTCTGGTACTTCGAGGCACATGCATTAATTAAAGAGCTCTATGCAGAGCCTGGCATCTTATGTGCCTGATTTGTGCTAGAGTAATTCCCTCTTGTCTACTCCGTGATGTGGTAGTAGTGCCACTGCCATGTTTCACTACacacaaaaaattttcttttaaataaaaaaaaaaccctgccCCGGCTTCAAAATCTCATTTGCTACTTCCAACCAATGTCCGCCAGCCACCGACGAACCACCACTGCCGAATGCAACCTTCAACAACCAAAGCCTTCTATTTTTTTGCGCACCCAACAATACCATTTTTTGTgatcccctctctctctctctctctctctctctctcttccatgtAGTATGTAATGCACTAACCGGGTAGTGCGACTCACATATCTGGCTTTTCTTCTTGTTATGGACTCAAATCTCTCCGTCAAACGCCACCTTCAGGACAAATGAGATTTTGAGTTTGATCATGATTGGGTgagttgttttcttttattatttatttttggtttatggGTTGTTTAGTAGGGGTATACAAGCGATTACAGTTGC
The Alnus glutinosa chromosome 14, dhAlnGlut1.1, whole genome shotgun sequence genome window above contains:
- the LOC133857801 gene encoding pentatricopeptide repeat-containing protein At4g20740 gives rise to the protein MPPQSPAPKPHKKLYFFNGHRKPSQNRPSVRGGLFSNRLSLTQPQSHPHPHPHPQSQPFHLQNWDTHTQSPPSTPPCPHHNFFSSSLRLSPIARFIADSFRKHDNRWGPAVVADLNKLRRVTPTLVAELLKVQTDPALASKFFHWAGKQKGYKHDFASYNAFAYCLNRTNRFRAADQLPELMESQGKPPTEKQFEILIRMHSDANRGLRVYYIYEKMKKFGIKPRVFLSNRIIDALVKTGHVDLALSVYEDLRDDGLVEESVTFMILIKGLCKVGRIDEMLEVLGRMRTNLCKPDVFAYTAMVRVLVSQGNLDACLTIWEEMVRDNVEPDVIAYATLVTGLCKGGRVERGYEFFEEMKEKGCLIDRVIYRSLVEAFVADGKIGLACGLLKDLVDSGYRADLGIYNSLIEGLCGVKQVDKAHKLFQVTFQEGLEPDFVTVNPILVGYAEMRRMDDFCKLITQMQRLGFSVIDDLSKFFAFLVGKEERTRMAVLVFEDLKRRGYCSVSIYNILMGALHKNGEVKKALSLFDEMKGSTFEPDSSTYSIAIDCLVEVDDIKEACACYNKIIEMSSIPSVAAYRALAKGLCKSGDIDAAMMLVRGCLANVTSGPMEFKYTLNIFHACKSGDAEKVVEVLNEMMQQGCPPDDVIYSAIISGMCKHGTMEEARKVFSNLRERKLLTEASMIVYDEILIQHMKKKTADLVVSGLKFFGLESKLKAKGCTLLS